Proteins encoded within one genomic window of Thiothrix litoralis:
- a CDS encoding nitric oxide reductase activation protein NorD → MHTTDDTIARYRTQLSCNFKQLDEAFAACMQDAIALLSEEGINDYLDGASLVCKIGRGFDPVLTYLEEMPMLVHRLGDEGLLGKVSQAVWKMSRTPNGRSIPAFLQALPEACRRMSSAELVENYIAIVFDMMERTTGSIHGFHTTIPSPGLPKLLGQMPYLMSQLALGGLKNWIEYGIRNYGSHPQRQEEYFALESADSKAMLQHERHGTLFTHHERKLNLYLKACWENTEYLVPYSVDFRDMRQQQPYFDDFGIRIPDVFDDAQGVSGIDRYRAVLAHMAAHQRWTKKVVADNFSPQQRMAIERLEDSRVEYLAMQEYPGLRRLFMALHPIPQEDECNTQTESCFRHRLAMFSWALLNPAHGYQNVQINEFAGKFRAKMLEGNATTADMVQLAISFVARTRLQSDQLPNVYFNNTAIGYRDDNRHLWQFIEEGDEEEAFEERKQSEQNQEIQGLPPRHYPEWDYSTQTYRPDWTSVYESLHPSGNPAVIDALLQKHAALAKRLKQIVDLLKPQNYTRVRYQEEGSELDLDVAIRSLIDFKGGANPDPRINMSHKHDGRNIAVMLLLDLSASISEVPEGATQSILELSQEAVSLLAYAIEALGDPFAIAGFASNTRHEVRYQHIKGFKEHWNDEVKGRLAAMQAGYSTRMGAAVRHAAHYLEHQQADKKLLLILTDGEPSDIDVDDPQLLTQDTRQAVKELDQKGIYSYCISLDPRADEYVRDIFGKRVTVVDNVQRLPERMTQVFVTLTG, encoded by the coding sequence ATGCACACCACTGACGACACCATCGCCCGTTATCGCACCCAACTAAGCTGCAACTTCAAGCAGTTAGATGAAGCCTTTGCCGCTTGTATGCAGGATGCCATTGCCCTGTTGAGTGAGGAAGGCATCAACGACTACCTCGACGGTGCGTCGTTGGTGTGCAAAATCGGGCGCGGTTTCGACCCCGTGCTGACTTATCTGGAAGAAATGCCGATGTTGGTGCACCGGCTCGGCGATGAAGGCTTGCTGGGCAAAGTCAGCCAAGCGGTGTGGAAAATGTCGCGCACCCCGAACGGGCGTTCCATTCCCGCCTTCCTACAAGCCTTGCCGGAAGCCTGCCGCCGTATGAGCAGCGCCGAATTGGTGGAAAATTACATCGCCATCGTGTTCGACATGATGGAACGTACCACCGGCTCGATCCACGGTTTCCACACCACCATTCCCAGCCCCGGCTTGCCCAAACTGCTGGGGCAAATGCCCTATTTGATGAGCCAGTTGGCTCTGGGCGGCTTGAAAAACTGGATCGAATACGGCATCCGCAACTACGGCAGCCACCCGCAACGGCAGGAAGAATATTTCGCGCTGGAATCCGCCGACAGCAAGGCGATGTTGCAGCACGAACGCCACGGCACACTGTTTACCCACCACGAGCGCAAGCTGAACCTGTATTTGAAAGCCTGCTGGGAAAATACTGAATACTTAGTGCCTTATTCGGTCGATTTCCGCGATATGCGCCAGCAACAACCGTATTTTGACGACTTCGGGATACGTATTCCTGACGTATTCGACGACGCGCAGGGCGTAAGCGGTATTGACCGTTACCGCGCGGTGTTGGCACACATGGCAGCACATCAACGCTGGACGAAAAAAGTGGTGGCGGACAATTTCAGCCCGCAACAGCGCATGGCAATTGAGCGGCTGGAAGATAGCCGGGTGGAATACTTGGCGATGCAGGAATACCCCGGTTTACGGCGGCTATTCATGGCCTTGCACCCGATTCCACAGGAAGATGAATGCAACACGCAAACGGAATCGTGCTTCCGGCATCGGTTGGCCATGTTTTCGTGGGCGCTGTTAAACCCCGCACATGGCTACCAGAACGTGCAGATCAATGAGTTTGCGGGCAAATTCCGCGCAAAGATGTTGGAAGGTAATGCCACCACTGCCGATATGGTGCAACTGGCGATTTCGTTTGTAGCACGCACGCGCTTGCAATCTGACCAGTTGCCGAACGTGTATTTTAACAATACCGCGATTGGCTACCGCGATGACAACCGCCATTTGTGGCAATTCATCGAGGAAGGCGACGAGGAAGAAGCCTTCGAGGAACGCAAGCAATCTGAGCAAAATCAGGAAATTCAGGGCTTGCCACCCCGCCATTACCCGGAGTGGGATTATAGCACCCAAACCTACCGCCCGGATTGGACAAGCGTGTATGAAAGCCTGCATCCGTCTGGTAATCCGGCGGTGATTGATGCGCTGTTGCAGAAACACGCGGCGCTGGCGAAGCGTTTGAAACAGATTGTGGATTTGTTGAAGCCGCAAAATTACACGCGGGTACGCTATCAGGAAGAAGGCAGCGAGCTGGATTTGGATGTGGCGATCCGTTCCCTGATTGATTTCAAGGGTGGGGCGAATCCTGATCCGCGCATCAACATGAGCCACAAACATGACGGGCGCAATATTGCGGTGATGCTGTTGCTGGACTTGTCAGCCTCGATCAGCGAAGTGCCGGAAGGCGCGACGCAAAGCATTCTGGAGCTGAGTCAGGAAGCGGTGTCGTTGCTGGCGTATGCGATTGAGGCGTTGGGCGACCCGTTTGCGATTGCGGGGTTTGCGTCCAATACGCGGCACGAGGTGCGCTACCAGCACATCAAGGGTTTCAAGGAACATTGGAACGATGAGGTGAAGGGGCGACTGGCGGCGATGCAGGCGGGGTATTCGACGCGGATGGGCGCGGCGGTGCGTCATGCGGCGCATTATCTGGAGCATCAACAGGCGGATAAAAAGCTGCTGCTGATTTTAACCGATGGCGAACCGTCGGATATTGACGTGGATGACCCGCAATTATTGACGCAAGATACGCGCCAAGCGGTGAAAGAGCTGGATCAGAAAGGCATTTACAGCTATTGCATTAGCCTTGATCCGCGAGCGGATGAATATGTGCGGGATATTTTCGGCAAGCGCGTGACCGTGGTGGATAATGTGCAGCGGTTGCCAGAGCGGATGACGCAGGTGTTTGTGACGTTGACGGGGTAG
- a CDS encoding CbbQ/NirQ/NorQ/GpvN family protein: protein MTDATQYTIQQEPFYQATGREVELYQAAYRSRLPVMVKGPTGCGKSRFIEHMAWKLGKPLITVACNEDMTASDLVGRYLLEANGTRWLDGPLTTAARIGAICYLDEIVEARQDTTVVIHPLTDHRRTLPLDKKGELVNAHPDFQLVISYNPGYQSLMKDLKQSTKQRFVAFDFDYPSAELESSILQQEASVDAAMADKLVKIAHTARNLKGHGLDEGISTRLLVYAANLMRDGIDAGDACRMALVSPITDDADIRSTLNHAIDAIFG from the coding sequence ATGACCGACGCTACCCAATACACCATCCAGCAAGAGCCTTTTTATCAAGCCACCGGACGCGAAGTCGAACTGTACCAAGCCGCGTACCGTTCCCGCCTACCCGTGATGGTGAAAGGCCCGACGGGTTGTGGTAAGTCGCGCTTCATCGAACACATGGCGTGGAAACTCGGCAAGCCACTGATCACCGTGGCCTGTAACGAAGACATGACCGCCTCCGATCTGGTCGGACGCTATTTACTCGAAGCCAATGGCACACGCTGGTTGGATGGCCCCTTGACCACCGCCGCCCGCATTGGCGCGATTTGCTACCTCGATGAAATCGTTGAGGCACGCCAAGATACGACCGTCGTCATTCACCCCCTGACCGATCACCGCCGCACCTTGCCGCTGGATAAAAAAGGCGAACTGGTGAATGCGCACCCTGATTTTCAGTTGGTAATTTCCTACAATCCGGGCTATCAAAGCCTGATGAAAGATTTAAAACAGTCTACTAAACAACGTTTTGTAGCCTTTGATTTTGACTACCCGTCAGCCGAGCTGGAATCCAGCATTTTGCAGCAAGAGGCCAGTGTGGATGCTGCAATGGCTGATAAGCTGGTGAAAATTGCCCACACCGCGCGTAACCTGAAAGGCCACGGGCTGGATGAAGGCATTTCCACCCGTTTGCTGGTGTACGCCGCGAATTTGATGCGTGATGGAATTGACGCAGGCGATGCTTGCCGCATGGCACTGGTCAGCCCGATTACCGATGACGCGGACATTCGCAGCACCTTAAACCACGCGATTGACGCGATTTTTGGGTGA
- a CDS encoding ribulose-bisphosphate carboxylase, producing the protein MDQSGRYADLSLKEEDLIAGGKHILVAYKMMPQPGYGYLEAAAHFAAESSTGTNVEVSTTDDFTKGVDALVYYIDEATEDMRIAYPLDLFDRNITDGRMMVVSLLTLIIGNNQGMGDIKHAKIHDFYVPERAIQLFDGPSKDISDMWRILGRPVVNGGYIAGTIIKPKLGLRPEPFAAAAYQFWLGGDFIKNDEPQGNQVFCPAKKVYPLVYDAMKRAQDETGQAKLFSANITADDHYEMCARADFILEAFGPDADKVAFLVDGFVGGPGMITTARRQYPNQYLHYHRAGHGMITSPSALRGYTAFVLAKLSRLQGASGIHVGTMGYGKMEGENSDKNIAYMIERDECQGPVYFQKWYGMKPTTPIISGGMNALRLPGFFENLGHGNVINTSGGGSYGHIDSPAAGAISLRQSYECWKAGADPIEFAKEHKEFARAFESFPGDADKIYPGWREKLGVHK; encoded by the coding sequence ATGGACCAATCTGGACGTTACGCAGATCTTAGCCTGAAAGAAGAAGATCTGATCGCGGGTGGTAAGCACATTCTGGTTGCTTACAAAATGATGCCACAGCCGGGTTATGGCTATTTGGAAGCGGCTGCGCATTTCGCGGCTGAATCTTCTACCGGCACTAACGTTGAAGTTTCCACCACGGATGACTTCACCAAAGGCGTTGACGCACTGGTGTACTACATCGACGAAGCCACTGAAGATATGCGTATCGCGTACCCACTGGACTTGTTCGACCGTAACATCACCGACGGTCGCATGATGGTCGTATCACTGTTGACGCTGATTATCGGCAACAACCAAGGCATGGGCGACATCAAGCACGCCAAAATCCATGACTTCTATGTGCCTGAGCGTGCTATCCAGTTGTTCGATGGCCCATCCAAAGACATCTCGGACATGTGGCGTATTCTGGGTCGTCCAGTGGTTAACGGTGGTTACATCGCGGGTACAATCATTAAGCCTAAACTGGGTCTGCGCCCTGAACCGTTTGCAGCGGCTGCTTACCAGTTCTGGCTGGGTGGCGACTTCATCAAGAACGATGAACCACAAGGCAACCAAGTTTTCTGCCCTGCCAAGAAAGTTTACCCACTCGTTTATGATGCAATGAAACGTGCACAAGACGAAACTGGTCAAGCGAAACTGTTCTCTGCCAATATCACCGCTGACGATCATTATGAAATGTGCGCCCGTGCTGACTTCATCCTCGAAGCGTTTGGCCCGGATGCGGACAAAGTTGCTTTCCTGGTTGACGGCTTCGTTGGCGGCCCTGGCATGATCACGACAGCACGTCGCCAGTACCCTAACCAATACCTGCACTATCACCGCGCGGGTCACGGCATGATCACTTCCCCCTCTGCACTGCGTGGTTACACTGCGTTTGTACTGGCGAAACTGTCACGTCTGCAAGGTGCTTCCGGTATCCACGTAGGCACTATGGGCTACGGTAAAATGGAAGGCGAAAACAGCGATAAAAACATCGCGTACATGATCGAACGTGACGAGTGCCAAGGGCCAGTCTACTTCCAAAAATGGTATGGCATGAAGCCAACCACGCCCATCATCTCGGGCGGTATGAACGCGCTACGTCTGCCAGGCTTCTTCGAGAACCTCGGTCACGGTAACGTTATCAACACTTCCGGTGGTGGCTCTTACGGTCACATTGACAGCCCAGCGGCTGGTGCAATTTCCTTGCGTCAATCGTATGAGTGCTGGAAAGCCGGTGCTGACCCAATCGAATTCGCGAAAGAGCACAAAGAATTTGCTCGCGCATTCGAGTCATTCCCTGGCGATGCAGACAAGATCTACCCAGGCTGGCGCGAAAAGCTGGGCGTACATAAATAA
- a CDS encoding LysR family transcriptional regulator — protein MHISFRQIQIFQTVAQTENFTRAAELLHMTQPAISMQVKQLEENVGLSLFERQGKRIVMTAAGRAMHTYACEISAKYQGMVETLEELKNVHQGYIKVSAANTSIYFITRMLAGFSEQNEGITVSLNITNRKTLVEQLQNYDADLVVMGEPPANLDLHSQRLMCNPLVLIAPANHPLAGQKDIPVSAIIGEKFVVREPGSGTRAAIERFFAEHGHTFSSTLEMGSNESIKYSVIAGLGLGIVSLHSIRLELETHSLSILDVENFPIQRYWHIVTREGKWLSPAAQAFKEYVIAEAANYSQDYQRLLLV, from the coding sequence ATGCACATCTCCTTCCGCCAGATCCAGATCTTCCAGACCGTTGCCCAGACGGAGAATTTCACCCGGGCAGCAGAATTGTTACACATGACCCAGCCCGCCATATCGATGCAGGTCAAACAATTAGAAGAAAACGTGGGTTTGTCGTTATTTGAGCGCCAAGGCAAACGCATTGTGATGACGGCAGCAGGGCGGGCGATGCACACTTACGCTTGCGAAATTTCCGCCAAGTATCAGGGCATGGTGGAAACGCTGGAAGAGTTGAAGAATGTGCATCAGGGGTATATTAAGGTATCGGCGGCGAACACCTCGATTTACTTCATTACTCGAATGCTGGCGGGCTTTTCCGAGCAAAATGAAGGTATTACCGTTTCCCTGAATATCACCAACCGCAAAACGCTGGTGGAACAGTTGCAGAATTATGACGCGGATTTGGTGGTCATGGGCGAACCACCCGCCAACCTTGACCTGCATTCGCAGCGGCTGATGTGTAACCCGCTGGTATTGATTGCACCGGCGAATCATCCGCTGGCGGGGCAGAAAGATATTCCGGTATCTGCCATTATCGGCGAAAAGTTTGTGGTGCGTGAGCCGGGGTCGGGAACGCGGGCAGCGATTGAACGTTTCTTTGCCGAACACGGGCATACGTTTTCGAGTACGCTGGAAATGGGCAGCAATGAGTCGATCAAATATTCGGTGATTGCTGGGTTGGGGTTGGGGATTGTGTCATTACACAGCATCCGGCTGGAACTGGAAACCCATTCGCTGAGCATACTGGATGTGGAAAATTTCCCGATCCAGCGTTATTGGCATATTGTGACGCGGGAGGGGAAGTGGCTTTCCCCAGCGGCGCAGGCGTTTAAGGAGTATGTGATTGCGGAAGCGGCGAATTATTCGCAGGATTACCAGCGGCTTTTGTTGGTTTAA
- a CDS encoding AbrB/MazE/SpoVT family DNA-binding domain-containing protein: MLQVKLTAIGNSVGIVLPKEALAKLKVGKGDNLYLVESPEGFTLTPYQQDFDEQMQIAEKVLKKYRNAFHELAK; the protein is encoded by the coding sequence ATGCTCCAAGTCAAACTCACCGCTATCGGCAACTCTGTTGGCATTGTCCTTCCCAAGGAAGCACTGGCAAAACTGAAAGTGGGCAAAGGCGATAACCTGTATCTGGTGGAAAGCCCGGAAGGTTTCACCCTGACCCCCTATCAGCAGGATTTCGATGAGCAAATGCAGATCGCCGAAAAAGTGCTGAAGAAATACCGCAATGCTTTCCATGAGTTGGCAAAATGA
- a CDS encoding type II toxin-antitoxin system death-on-curing family toxin — MTEPRWVLAEVTLAVHQLLLAEHGGSPGIRDKSLLDSALARPQQRLAYEPDSTLFELAAAYSFGIAKNHPFIDGNKRVALAVGAVFLELNGVELDAPEPEAVIMFEQLAAGNIAEAALAEWFERSCVIE, encoded by the coding sequence ATGACTGAACCGAGATGGGTGTTGGCGGAGGTTACGCTGGCAGTGCATCAACTGTTGCTAGCAGAACACGGCGGTAGTCCGGGTATTCGTGACAAGTCGCTGCTGGATTCTGCGCTCGCCCGCCCCCAGCAACGGTTAGCTTACGAACCGGATTCAACATTGTTTGAACTTGCCGCTGCCTACAGCTTCGGCATTGCTAAAAATCACCCGTTCATTGATGGCAACAAGCGGGTAGCCTTGGCAGTGGGGGCGGTTTTTCTGGAACTCAACGGTGTTGAGCTGGATGCTCCCGAACCCGAAGCAGTCATCATGTTTGAGCAATTAGCAGCGGGAAATATTGCAGAGGCAGCGCTTGCTGAGTGGTTTGAGCGATCATGTGTAATTGAGTAG
- a CDS encoding VWA domain-containing protein, with product MAIHLEEYQEFLEKITPEVRVVLDASYQEASRMMSPAGVKDYLDGAKALCQLGRGNDVVLTYLQEIPQVAKECGEDIIPDCVTAALKLSSMASGEVIALLLSSLPTASRHLGDAELVRGYLTLIHQLSSTAARGLRPMFGHLDELLSKLTLSGLRRWANFGAQAYRRDFNNLTKYFNLESADSRATLQKERRGVLFVKTQRKLNFYLRALWARDFFLRPTGADYTDFRPYIEHRIFHMPDAVDDIGDIPGLELYRATAAHMAAHLMYTNKALSAEQLSPAQMFFIGFVEDARVEYKAAQAFPGLKTLWSRLLTAEYDGKVEHPTMLLLEHLALMLLDANVRGDDPELQQFAENFHANIAEKQDDPNFAWRMGVELFNLFTSRREVPSLRILERIRIPFRDDNRFVWVYEEFAWETGFEYVPASQQQVRRQVSVIEMANEVDCELAGDDAQEIWTCATEMRPYEDDLTDNTKTFNQMWGREPISDPFHYHEWDYHIQLHRPDWVTLYERRQKRGDPDDIRDIVDAYRPVAHRIKQIIDLLTPAGVQRQRGLEDGDEVDINAAVDAMISIRMGEQPNPRITMRNVLKSRDLAVVVLLDLSESTNEPMQGSDKSVLQLTREASTLVATAMEGIGDPYAIHGFASDGRHDVQYYRLKDFNQHFDDEARSRLAGMKGGLSTRMGAALRHAAHHLFKQPERRKLILLVTDGEPADIDERDPQHLRLDTKKAVEELYTQGVLTYCLTLDPHADDYVKRIFGQNNYTVIDHVDRLPEQLPLLFASLTK from the coding sequence ATGGCGATTCATCTTGAAGAGTATCAGGAATTTCTGGAAAAAATAACGCCGGAAGTGCGTGTGGTGCTGGATGCCTCCTATCAGGAAGCCTCTCGCATGATGTCGCCCGCTGGCGTGAAAGACTATCTGGATGGTGCGAAAGCCCTGTGCCAATTGGGTCGCGGCAACGATGTGGTGTTGACCTATTTGCAGGAAATCCCTCAAGTTGCCAAAGAATGCGGCGAAGACATTATCCCCGATTGCGTCACCGCCGCACTGAAACTGTCGTCGATGGCCTCGGGCGAGGTCATTGCCCTGCTGCTGTCGAGCTTGCCAACGGCTTCGCGTCATTTGGGTGATGCGGAACTGGTGCGTGGTTATTTAACCCTGATCCACCAACTTTCCTCTACTGCCGCACGCGGGTTACGCCCGATGTTTGGGCATCTGGATGAATTGCTTTCCAAGTTGACCTTGAGCGGCCTGCGCCGCTGGGCGAATTTCGGGGCGCAAGCTTATCGCCGTGATTTCAATAACCTAACGAAGTATTTTAATCTGGAATCGGCGGATAGTCGCGCCACTTTGCAGAAAGAACGGCGCGGGGTGCTGTTCGTCAAAACCCAGCGCAAACTGAATTTTTACCTGCGAGCATTGTGGGCGCGGGATTTCTTTTTACGCCCGACGGGTGCTGATTACACCGACTTCCGCCCATACATTGAGCACCGGATTTTCCACATGCCGGATGCGGTGGATGACATCGGCGATATTCCGGGGTTGGAATTGTACCGCGCCACCGCCGCGCACATGGCTGCGCATTTGATGTACACCAACAAAGCATTGTCGGCAGAACAGTTAAGCCCGGCACAGATGTTTTTCATCGGCTTTGTGGAGGATGCGCGGGTCGAATACAAGGCAGCGCAAGCCTTCCCCGGTCTGAAAACCTTGTGGAGCCGCTTGCTGACCGCAGAATACGACGGCAAGGTAGAACACCCCACCATGCTGTTGCTGGAACATCTGGCGCTGATGCTGTTGGATGCTAACGTGCGCGGTGATGACCCTGAATTGCAGCAATTTGCGGAGAACTTCCACGCTAACATTGCTGAAAAACAGGATGACCCGAATTTTGCATGGCGCATGGGGGTTGAGCTGTTTAACCTGTTCACCAGCCGCCGCGAAGTGCCGAGTTTGCGGATTTTGGAGCGGATTCGCATCCCGTTCCGCGACGATAACCGCTTCGTGTGGGTCTATGAGGAATTTGCGTGGGAAACAGGCTTTGAATACGTGCCTGCCAGCCAACAGCAAGTACGCCGTCAGGTCAGCGTGATCGAAATGGCCAATGAAGTCGATTGCGAACTCGCGGGGGATGACGCGCAGGAAATCTGGACGTGTGCCACCGAAATGCGCCCGTATGAAGATGATTTGACCGATAACACCAAAACATTCAATCAGATGTGGGGGAGAGAGCCGATTTCTGACCCATTCCACTACCATGAGTGGGATTACCACATCCAATTGCACCGCCCGGACTGGGTGACGCTGTACGAACGTCGCCAGAAACGCGGCGACCCGGACGATATTCGCGATATTGTGGATGCTTACCGCCCCGTCGCGCACCGCATCAAGCAGATTATCGACTTGCTGACTCCGGCAGGTGTGCAACGTCAACGTGGTCTGGAAGACGGCGACGAAGTGGACATCAATGCGGCAGTCGATGCGATGATTTCCATCCGCATGGGCGAGCAGCCTAACCCGCGTATCACCATGCGTAATGTGCTGAAAAGCCGTGATTTGGCCGTGGTGGTCTTGCTGGATTTGTCTGAATCGACCAATGAACCGATGCAGGGTTCTGACAAAAGCGTGCTGCAACTGACCCGCGAAGCCTCGACGCTGGTGGCGACGGCGATGGAGGGAATCGGCGACCCGTATGCGATTCATGGCTTTGCCTCTGATGGGCGGCATGATGTGCAGTATTACCGCTTGAAAGATTTCAACCAGCATTTTGATGATGAAGCCAGATCACGACTGGCAGGCATGAAAGGTGGATTGTCGACCCGTATGGGTGCGGCTTTGCGCCATGCCGCACACCATTTGTTCAAGCAACCGGAACGCCGTAAGCTGATCCTGCTGGTCACGGATGGCGAACCGGCGGATATTGACGAGCGCGACCCGCAACATCTGCGCCTTGACACCAAGAAGGCGGTGGAAGAGTTGTATACGCAAGGTGTGTTGACCTACTGCCTGACGTTAGACCCACATGCGGATGATTATGTGAAAAGGATTTTCGGGCAGAACAACTACACGGTTATTGACCATGTGGATCGTTTGCCGGAACAGTTGCCGTTGTTGTTTGCGAGTTTGACGAAGTAA
- a CDS encoding CbbQ/NirQ/NorQ/GpvN family protein produces the protein MSASVDPNQYVVKNEPYYESVGDEITLYEAAYSARMPMMLKGPTGCGKSRFVEHMAWRLKRPLITVACNEDMTASDLVGRFLLDKDGTKWQDGPLATAARMGAICYLDEVVEARQDTTVVIHPLTDHRRTLPLDKKGELIEAHPDFQLVISYNPGYQSLMKDLKQSTKQRFGALDFDYPREAIEVAIVSKESGVDEKTAAKLVQIAHRARNLKGHGLDEGISTRLLVYAGQLIGKGVAPQAACTMTMVTPLTDDPDMRDTLNAAVQTFFG, from the coding sequence ATGTCTGCATCTGTTGATCCAAACCAGTACGTCGTAAAAAACGAGCCTTACTACGAATCGGTCGGGGATGAAATTACCCTGTACGAAGCCGCTTACAGCGCACGTATGCCGATGATGTTGAAAGGCCCAACCGGTTGCGGCAAATCACGTTTCGTCGAACACATGGCATGGCGCTTAAAGCGCCCACTGATCACCGTGGCGTGTAATGAAGACATGACGGCATCCGATCTGGTGGGGCGTTTCCTGCTGGATAAAGATGGCACCAAATGGCAAGACGGCCCGCTGGCAACGGCGGCTCGCATGGGCGCAATCTGCTATCTGGATGAAGTCGTGGAAGCCCGTCAGGATACCACCGTTGTTATCCACCCACTGACTGACCACCGCCGCACCCTGCCGCTGGATAAAAAAGGCGAGCTGATCGAAGCGCACCCCGATTTCCAGTTGGTCATTTCCTACAACCCCGGCTATCAAAGCCTGATGAAGGATTTGAAACAATCCACCAAGCAGCGTTTCGGTGCACTCGACTTTGACTACCCGCGCGAAGCGATTGAAGTGGCTATCGTTTCCAAAGAATCCGGCGTTGACGAAAAGACAGCCGCGAAGCTGGTACAAATTGCCCACCGTGCGCGTAACCTCAAAGGTCACGGTCTGGACGAAGGCATTTCCACCCGTTTGCTGGTTTACGCAGGACAATTAATCGGCAAAGGCGTTGCACCGCAAGCCGCTTGTACCATGACCATGGTAACACCGCTGACTGACGACCCAGACATGCGCGATACGCTGAATGCAGCAGTACAAACGTTCTTTGGGTAA
- a CDS encoding ribulose bisphosphate carboxylase small subunit, whose product MSDVQDYKSSLSNADSRKFETFSYLPSLDADQTRKQIQYIVNKGWNPSIEHTEPANAFGNYWYMWKLPMFGETNVDAILAELNNCHAAHPNNHVRLLGLDNYAQCAGASMVIYRGKTV is encoded by the coding sequence ATGAGTGATGTACAAGACTACAAATCAAGCTTGAGCAATGCCGACAGCCGCAAGTTTGAAACTTTCTCTTACCTGCCATCGTTGGATGCGGATCAAACCCGCAAGCAGATTCAGTACATCGTGAACAAGGGCTGGAACCCTTCGATCGAGCACACTGAACCAGCTAATGCGTTCGGCAACTACTGGTACATGTGGAAACTGCCCATGTTCGGTGAAACCAACGTTGACGCCATCCTGGCAGAGCTCAACAACTGCCACGCCGCACACCCGAACAACCACGTTCGTCTGCTGGGTCTGGACAACTATGCACAATGTGCAGGTGCCTCCATGGTTATTTACCGTGGCAAGACCGTATAG